GTACTGTGGCatccatcaaacaaacaaacaaagcaacatCTCTCTGTAGACCCCTCAGTCAGTTCCACCTCCACACCAACTCGACTTGTCAATGGAGAACTATACTCCCTCAgattgttgggctgtgaaccgacagaagtagattgccaggaatTTTTTCTGCGGCACTGCTAGGTAgattcaaatcaccaaccttccagttagtagcccagtgcaaaCTGTTTACACCACCCGGAGACGTGTGTGAGACATGCTGTTGTATGCTGCTGAATCAATTTCGCCTCATCAAACTCGTAGGCAGAAGacctgctccatgtgacttcttagcTACAGGggcagattgccagatctttcttcttccatggagcgactggtgagttcaaaccaaccagcctcTTGTTTAGCCGGCATGGGCTTGGCCATTACTTGCCCTGGGCTCCCCATGCGAGGGTGCAGAAAGACGATTTGTCTCCTTTGACCAGTGtcaggagtcaattctgactggacAGCCGGCATGTCAGAGTGGAACCGTACTCCACAGGGGCCACTGGCTGACTTTTTGAGCAgtataaccaggcctttcttttttttaaattttttttttaaccaggcctttcttattaACTGCCAGCACAACTCAGGGCCTCCTTCCTCAAGGAGCTTATTATTTCAGGGCAGAAGATGAACTGTAGAGTCAAGAAGGGGTCTATGTTTACCCTTAGGGATGGGGAGGTGGGATGAGTCATTGTGGGAAATTCTCCTGAGGAAGTGAGACTGAACAGGGAGTGAGAAAGGGTTTGGATGGGGCAAGGAGTAGGACTGGGGTGCGAAGTGGCCTCAGGATTAAGGTCAGGCTATCTGtccctgtcttggaaaccctattgctgtaagaaaaattaactggtggcagcgagtttggtttggtaaatGTAAAACACAATTAAGATGCTAAGGACGGAATGTGAAAAAATAATGCAAGATACTTTATTAGTAATTTTGTAGTGATGATACAGCTAAACAAAAATCATAATGGtaataaaatatattcaaacagaaaaaaaagaagcgGACTTTTAAACATGTGCATGGCAATCTTCCTCAGCATGCTAAccaaagccccagcccactaaccaTTCCCCGCCCACGGGATTTCTTTTGGAGCCTGGCAATCTCTAAGGAAGCTGGTAGTCAGTCGCCCCGGGAGCCGCTGGGGGGTTTCATTGCCAGCAGAGCGCCTCCTCAGGTAGCTAGGAGCACGTTACTCCCGAATGTTTTTGTCAACCGACTTtactttataaaacaaacaaacaaacaaacaaaaacccttctaAATCGTAATaggcatctttcaatattttaagtTGAGAAATAACTTTATAGTCTTCCTAGGCAAAGTCACTGAACCCAAACAATTGTTATTGACTGAAAGCCAGACACCCCGCttactgcccccccccaaaaaaagttgaCATAGTATTAGAGGCCAAATAGTTTGAGCATAATCTAAAACTGATAGGTGATCAAAAATGGGATGTGAAAGGAGCAAGATAATTTTTTTTGAGTAGTGTAGGTGAGATACGAagtataaattaaataaaaatattgaagTTTCAACAGGAAACTTACGGCCTGGCTTCAGCAGACACTTATGACCCACCAAGTGTACCAAGAGCACATGTATTCCTATGTAATCGCCCATGTGAACTCCCTCTCTTCCACGTTTTCTCCATCGGATTGGAATCACTGGTTTAAACGTTGACTGTCAGAACCAGCGCTCACGCGTTCGAGTGAAAACTATTTAGTTCAAAGGAAAATGGTCTAGATGGATATCTGCgattgtttcattgttgcttcgaTCGTTTTGTTACGTCATTCAGTGTGCTTACCTGGAGGTCGCTTCTGTCATGGCACCTGGTTGCTGTGACCTACCATGGCGTTGGCCCGACTCATGGCAGCTCCGTGTACAACGGAATAAAATGCTGGTTAGCCCTGTATCATCCCCATGATCGGTTACAGTTGACCGTTATAACCCACAGAGTTTTTTATATCAGCTGGTTTTTTAGAAATagctcgccaggcctttcttcctggtcttactgtggaagctctgctgaaatacgttcagcatcattgcaataTTCAAGTCTCTCCCTCACAGcccctttagactatgtaatgaCAATTGCACACGGACTTGGCGACCCATGGGGttggtctgccctgtcctactgcAGAGCTAGGAGTcccaattgactcaatggcagggagttgctTTTTGCTTTTCCCAAGGACTGTCTCGGGAGCGCTGCAGGCATCTCCGACCTTTCATAAATTTGAAAACTAAAACATGGTCTTTCTACAAAATAGTCATCTGGTGCTTCTAAAAGGAACAGAAAATGGAATTAGATAAATTATACATCAGACCGACAACATTGACTTACTTCTAGTTAAGCGTTTTCGTGTGTGCCCAAGTGTTGCACTTATTGTACATACCCAGCTTTTCAAACATCTTTTGAATTGGCACTTCGTTGGCGTCCACCATTACCCGCTTCTCATCCAGCATTAAGACATTCATGGAAAGCCATTTGGATGACATCCAGAGTGGGTGGTCTGAAAGCAACAATATCATAGCACATCTGTTATAGAATTTTGTGTAaagcaaggattcatgagggaagaatattACGGTGATGGCCCAACTCTGTTTATTGTCCACCTTCCCCCACAAACTCTTATTTTAAGATTAAGGCAGATTTATCTATAAAGGCCATGAATCAATCCATACCTATCACACCACTTTCTGTTAGAAAGTCATTTTGTGCTTTAAGGGATATTTGTCTCATATTGTTTCCCCCCTAAATTGCTAACATTTGGGGTGTTTCCTGTTGGCAACAGATCCTTGATTATTAAAATGAGAAAGCTATTTGCCCTGTGACTGTGTCAAAGTAAACGTACCGTCTGGGATGACTGGTTTTGGAGGAATAACGATGGTCCATCCTGCTTTCTTGAAAAGATCAATCTGCAAGACACACACATAAACCCAAAGATCTTAAATCTATAcatactctttatttttaaaagttttattttagaGGGGGAAGGAAAGATGGCGACTGCAGGATGGGGTCCCAGCTTCTCAGATGCCCCCTTTCACCCGTGTTCTCCTTCCCTGCCATCCCCTCCACCCCGGGGGAGGGCTtcacactgcccccaccccacccccactgggaaGCCTCAGGCTTGGCCctggccccgccccccgccatgcAGTTCCCATCCCTGAAGGCCCATGGCCCCGCCCCCGCTCTGGCCAGTCCGCTGCCGAGCTCCACCCCCCAAAAGTTTTATTTTACTGATGATAGGTATTACATTGAttgattttttaacagttttagtgACATATAATCCACGTACTATGCAGTCCAATAGTTTGAATGTTACAGTTATTCAATCATCACTGCAACTTTAGAACATTGTATTCATTTTGTGtatttgttattagctccccatttcactCCAAGCACCCCTACCATAACTCTAAGGAACTATTATTCTAGATAttgtctggatttcatataaagaatatcataacaccctccccctcccctaacaacaatagcaaaataaaacccTGAAAAATAAACGATAAGATGGTAAAATTTAGCCCAACGGTATCTTCTTCCATTCGTTTTCTTACGCAGTCTGACAAGGTCACCATACACAACCCTGGTCAACGGtctgagggaattcaatggaagcTTAAATGTGTAGGGATCCTGGAAACGGAATTGGAGATTTCACTGTCCTCCATAACTTTCTACAAACTGGATATGCGGAATTTAAGCTTGAGtgcaattccctcctctgatccttGATTGTATTATTTACAACCCTTGAACCACACCGCTGATGTTCTTCTGTGTGAGCTTAGCTGACTCTTCATTGAcacagctgcttgttttaagaccccagacactgttctttctttctgatagccagacactatcagctttctttcttttttttaaaacaataaccCACAACATTCGGACcaactcagctttcttcacaacactttgcTGAAACATCGGATCTTCAGACTATACCACAACTCTTAGTCCTGATCTCTGATAACTTCATTTATATATAATTCTTATTGAGAAGCTGCTTTCTCAACTGCAAAGAATTAAGTTAAAATTCCAAAACATTTGGCTTATTTTGCCCGAATCCTAATCTTAAAATACAGACGACATCCTCAGATTAAAGTTAAAACGGATTAAAAACCATAAAGCTTTCACCATCAATACCTTTCTCCAGTTTCAAAGACTCAACATTAAAGGCAGTCCCTGAGTTCCAGGTGTCCATCTCCCCAAAGCACCATGCACTGACCACTCCTACTGGACCTTTAACCATCGTGTTTATTTGCCTTCAGCGTTGGCTGAGCGTATCGCCTAGACCACAGATTgctagaagaatgaacagatctttGCAGTATAGCCTGAATGCGCCTTGGAaaggaagatggtgagacttggtctcattgtCTCTGGCTAGGTTACCAGGAGGGGCCCGTTCCTGGAGAACGACTTCAAGGGTGGGCACACGACTGTCAGCGAAAACGAAGCCCTTCGATGAGCTGGAGAGACGCCACGCTACAGCCAAGGGCGCCAGCACAGTGAGGGTGGCGAGGCTGGTGGAGGACTGCTTTATCTCAGGTGGGTACAAACTGGGGGAGCCGAGGGGATGGCACTGAATAAATGTGCCCTCCCTTTGAAATGACTGAGCCAAACCGCACTCACAACTAATTCTCCAGCACACGCATCTTCACCTGCTTCACGCACAGTTCTGTAAATCATTGACAAGCTTTGAGCCTTTTCTTGGACGAATCAGACTAatgccgtggagttgattctgactcgtggaccctataggacagagcaaaactgcccacAGGGATTCTAAGGCGATCTacttacggaagcagactgccagagagagtggctggtgggtttggatcaGCCAccactttggttagcagctgggtgttttaacagctcccccccccccccaaccagggCTCCCTGTTGCAATGAAATACAGTTAGCTAAGAAAAATGACAAGATTTTCTCTCTaataagaaaaattcaagaaCGTCTTTCTAGGTCAAACCCTCCGTCGGTGCACTCCATCCTCCTTCAAGCCTCTCCTGTTAGTGTCTATCCCGTGTCCGTGACGGGGAGAGGGAGGTGCTGGGCTGTCAAAGAACCATACGGCTCCTTGAATGACTCTTACTGACAAATTCAGTCGTCCATACAGTCTACATTTCTGCTTAGCAGACCAATGAATTCGGTCACAGTGAAAGGAGGACGTCACCctgatcaatggaaaagaaatgaagCGACATGGCACGATAGTGTACACGTTTTAAAAGGCCCGCTCCAGCCTAGCACAGCACACCAAGTGACTCACTGCCCCAACGGAAGGCAGGAGGCTGCAGGTGACGGGCGAGACCAGCTCTAGGGCAGTGGCTCGCTCTGCTCCTCCCTACCAGGGGGCTGGCCAAGGAGGCAGAACCCACTGGCGAGCAGAGCAGACCCCTGTTCCCCCGGGGTCATCTTTGCATCTCAGCTGCTGTTGCTGAGCCTCTGCTGCAAGTTAGGACAAAACACCATTTCGGTTGGGTGACACCTTGAACTTGGGACTTAGATGACAGCAAGCAAGCCGAGGTCAATGCCTGGTGGCACTGCAGTCAAGACCTTGATGGCACTGTCTACGGCTCAGTGTTAGATGTCTGGTTGCCAACACTCAGCGCCACCCGATGTTTGAATGGCACGGAGCACCACTGATTCTGTCGCTTGGAAGCACATAGGCACCGAGAAAATGCTTTACATAAAATTGGCAACTACTTCTGTTGCTAGACTTTATTGCTCTGCCAGAATCCTACACAGGGCTCGGGCCTCTTACCTGGTGACATGGTCTGTCGGGGTTGGAAAGCACAAGGCCAGGTCCGATGATATTGAAGGTCGCATCGATGTGCATTGGATTGGGATCACTAAAGGAGATGATGTGCACTCTGTAGTCTGGCGCAAGATGCCGACGCATCCATTCGATGCCCAGGTAGTTTGTAACCTGGAAATAAAAGGAAGCCATGCAGTGTAACCACCTGGTTCTACGTTTAGGTACCCACAGATGCTCAGGATGAAaagattttcatttaaaaataagaagCACAGTAAAAACAGTGTAAAATTCCAGACACAGCCCTTTCCAACCTGGCTCCTCTGAGCAAAGATATCTCTTCCAGCTCGGATGAAGTCAGCAGCATCGAAGCACGGCTCGAATTCAGTTGTGACAAATTTTCCCTGAGCAGCCAACCTGTGCCTGTCTGCCACCGAAGTGATGGGGTAATCCTACATGGAGCCATAAGAAACACAGAACATCTTGGTACACGAATGCCATTTATCACGCAGCCATGACTAAGAACGGGAGTTTACATTCACCATTTCCTTCACCAATAAACACTACACAGTCCTAGATGACGACATGCTGATAATAGTGATACTTCCTAGTCTTTCCATGAATGGCCCAAACACAGGtgctataaggacacacacttcctttctctgtgagttctgttctggagacCAGGTTCTCTTTCTAAATGAACCACGTGGGACTTCCCTAGTCTGTGCCCGAGGGAGGCTTTCGGGAGCCTAAAGGGACCTGAGGTTATAAATAAAGCACTGGGTCTAGGACCTCGCATGGTAAGGACAAGTCTTACCGGCTACCATTATTGCTGCCGTTTGTATCACAAAATCATTTACTTTttctggcagttacataatctgctgtc
This genomic stretch from Tenrec ecaudatus isolate mTenEca1 chromosome 14, mTenEca1.hap1, whole genome shotgun sequence harbors:
- the GATM gene encoding glycine amidinotransferase, mitochondrial is translated as MCNILKMEGVTVRRPDPIDWSLKYKTPDFESTGLYGAMPRDILIVVGNEIIEAPMAWRARFFEYRAYRSIIKDYFHRGAKWTTAPKPTMANELYDQDYPITSVADRHRLAAQGKFVTTEFEPCFDAADFIRAGRDIFAQRSQVTNYLGIEWMRRHLAPDYRVHIISFSDPNPMHIDATFNIIGPGLVLSNPDRPCHQIDLFKKAGWTIVIPPKPVIPDDHPLWMSSKWLSMNVLMLDEKRVMVDANEVPIQKMFEKLGIGTIKVNIRHANSLGGGFHCWTCDVRRRGTLRSYFD